One stretch of Phocoena phocoena chromosome 10, mPhoPho1.1, whole genome shotgun sequence DNA includes these proteins:
- the ATXN1 gene encoding ataxin-1 has product MKSNQERSNECLPPKKREIPATSRPSEDKATAVPSDNHRAEGVAWLPGHASGRGHAGGRLGPAGPPAELGLQQGIGLHKALSAGLDYSPPSAPRSVPATTTMPAYPPPQSGAPVSPVQYAHLPHTLQFIGSSQYGGPYAGFIPSQLISPTASPVTSAVASAAGAATPSQRSQLEAYSTLLANMGGLSQASGHKAEQQHLGRTAGLLPPGSPPPTQQNQYMHISSSPQSAARPASPPAIPVHLHPHQAMIPHTLTLGPSPQVVVQYSDSGSHFVAREATKKAESSRLQQGAQAKEILNGEMEKGRRYGAPTAADLGLVKAGGKAVPHPYESRHVVVHPSPADYGSRDSSGVRASVMVLPNSSTPAADLEVQQVTHREASPSALNDKSSLHLGKPGHRSYALSPQQALGPEGVKAAAVATLSPHTVIQTTHSASEPLPVGLPATAFYAGTQPPVIGYLSSQQQAITYAGGLPPHLVLPGTQPLLIPVGSADMEGSGAASAIVTSSPQFAAVPHTFVTTALPKSENFSPEALVTQAAYPAMVQAQIHLPVVQSVASPAAAPPTLPPYFMKGSIIQLANGELKKVEDLKTEDFIQSAEISNDLKIDSSTVERIEDSHSPGVAVIQFAVGDHRAQVSVEVLVEYPFFVFGQGWSSCCPERTSQLFDLPCSKLSVGDVCISLTLKNLKNGSVKKGQAVDPASVLRKHSKTDGLAGSRHRYAEQENGINQGSAQMLSENGELKFPEKIGLPAVPLLTKIEPSKPAATRKRRWSAPESRKLEKSEDEPPLTLPKPSLISQEVKICIEGRSNVGK; this is encoded by the exons ATGAAATCCAACCAAGAGCGCAGTAACGAATGCCTGCCTCCCAAGAAGCGCGAGATCCCCGCCACCAGCCGGCCCTCGGAGGACAAGGCCACGGCTGTGCCCAGCGACAACCACCGCGCAGAGGGCGTGGCATGGCTCCCGGGCCACGCGAGCGGCCGGGGCCACGCGGGCGGGCGGCTAGGGCCGGCGGGACCCCCGGCAGAGCTCGGTTTACAGCAGGGAATAGGTTTACACAAAGCGCTGTCCGCGGGGCTGGACTACTCCCCGCCCAGCGCGCCCCGGTCCGTCCCGGCGACCACGACGATGCCCGCGTACCCGCCCCCGCAGTCCGGGGCCCCGGTGTCGCCCGTGCAGTACGCCCACCTGCCGCATACCTTACAGTTCATCGGCTCTTCCCAGTACGGCGGGCCCTACGCCGGCTTCATCCCTTCTCAGCTGATCTCCCCCACGGCCAGCCCCGTCACCAGCGCGGTGGCCTCGGCCGCGGGGGCCGCCACTCCATCCCAGCGCTCCCAGCTGGAGGCCTATTCTACCCTGCTGGCCAACATGGGCGGCCTGAGCCAAGCCTCGGGACACAAGGCTGAGCAGCAGCACTTGGGCAGGACCGCGGGGCTCCTGCCCCCCGGgtccccaccacccacccagcAGAACCAGTACATGCACATCTCCAGCTCTCCGCAGAGCGCCGCGCGCCCGGCCTCCCCGCCGGCCATCCCCGTCCACCTGCACCCGCACCAGGCGATGATCCCACACACGCTCACCCTGGGGCCCTCCCCGCAGGTCGTCGTGCAGTACAGCGACTCCGGCAGCCACTTTGTCGCCCGCGAGGCCACCAAGAAAGCCGAGAGCAGCCGGCTGCAGCAGGGCGCGCAGGCCAAGGAGATCCTGAACGGGGAGATGGAGAAGGGCCGCAGGTACGGGGCGCCCACCGCGGCCGACCTGGGCCTGGTGAAGGCGGGCGGCAAGGCCGTTCCCCACCCGTACGAGTCCAGGCACGTGGTGGTCCACCCCAGCCCTGCCGACTACGGCAGCCGCGACTCCTCCGGGGTGCGGGCCTCTGTGATGGTCCTGCCCAACAGTAGCACCCCTGCCGCCGACCTGGAGGTGCAGCAGGTCACCCACCGAGAGGCCTCCCCCTCCGCCCTCAACGACAAAAGCAGCCTGCACCTAGGGAAGCCCGGGCACCGATCCTACGCGCTGTCTCCCCAGCAGGCCCTGGGCCCCGAAGGCGTGAAGGCCGCTGCCGTCGCCACGCTGTCCCCCCACACGGTCATTCAGACCACACACAGTGCTTCGGAGCCCCTCCCGGTTGGACTGCCGGCCACAGCCTTCTACGCAGGGACTCAGCCGCCCGTCATCGGCTACCTGAGCAGCCAGCAGCAAGCGATCACCTACGCCGGCGGCCTGCCCCCGCACCTGGTCCTCCCCGGCACCCAGCCCCTGCTCATCCCTGTGGGCAGTGCTGACATGGAGGGGTCGGGTGCGGCCTCGGCCATCGTCACGTCGTCGCCCCAGTTTGCTGCAGTGCCTCACACGTTCGTCACCACCGCCCTTCCCAAGAGCGAGAACTTCAGCCCCGAGGCCCTGGTCACCCAGGCCGCCTACCCAGCCATGGTGCAGGCGCAGATCCACCTGCCCGTGGTGCAGTCGGTGGCATCCCCTGCAGCCGCGCCCCCTACGCTGCCTCCCTACTTCATGAAAGGCTCCATCATCCAGCTGGCCAACGGGGAGCTGAAGAAGGTGGAGGACTTAAAAACGGAAGACTTCATCCAGAGTGCAGAGATCAGCAACGACCTGAAGATCGACTCCAGCACTGTGGAGAGGATCGAGGACAGCCACAGCCCGGGCGTCGCCGTGATACAGTTTGCTGTCGGGGATCACCGAGCACAG GTCAGCGTGGAAGTTTTGGTAGAGTATCCTTTTTTTGTGTTTGGACAGGGCTGGTCATCCTGTTGCCCGGAGAGAACCAGCCAGCTCTTTGATTTGCCGTGTTCTAAACTCTCCGTTGGGGATGTCTGTATCTCGCTCACCCTCAAGAACCTGAAGAATGGCTCTGTTAAAAAGGGCCAGGCCGTGGATCCCGCCAGTGTCCTGCGGAAGCACTCAAAGACCGACGGCCTCGCGGGCAGTAGACACAGGTACGCCGAGCAGGAAAACGGGATCAATCAGGGAAGTGCCCAGATGCTCTCTGAGAATGGCGAACTGAAGTTTCCAGAAAAAATTGGATTGCCTGCCGTGCCCTTGCTCACCAAAATAGAACCCAGCAAGCCCGCGGCCACGAGGAAGAGGAGGTGGTCGGCGCCGGAGAGCCGCAAACTGGAGAAGTCGGAAGACGAGCCACCTTTGACTCTTCCTAAGCCTTCTCTCATTTCTCAGGAGGTTAAGATTTGCATTGAAGGCCGCTCTAACGTAGGCAAGTAG